From Manihot esculenta cultivar AM560-2 chromosome 18, M.esculenta_v8, whole genome shotgun sequence:
ATGACCAAGTAGGTGGCTGTCACACAAGAACCACCTCAATTAGGATTTTAACACTGGCTTTTAGCTGTAGTATTCTTCTATTCGGGGCTCTCATACAAGCTTTTAAGTTTTCACTGAAATTTGAAAGATTGATGAATTTGACATCTATCTGTTCCTTCTTACTATATCAGTAATTTTGGTTAGTAAACTCTCTTCAAAATTTCTCACTAGTTATCCCCAATTCATTCATAAAAGGTATTTCAAATAGGAATGTTATTGCAGATAACTGTTAAGAGTCATTTCTTCATTGGCTGTCCTTGAGTTGATTTCTTTCATAATTTCATTATAAGTTGATCTATATTTTCAAGCCTTGCTGTAGGCACCATAGGGTTCTGAAGCACAGCCTTTCAAATTTAGTTTGATGTCAGCACATGTTTAAGCAAGTATCACAGTTTGTACTTGAACATTGTCGTGAAGGGTAATCTAAAAACTTTTATTATATTACAAGCTGAAGAAAACTGAGCTTGGATTAGAGACACAGATTTGATGTACTGTGATAGATACTTTGAGTAGGCatccaaaacctcacaaattatttatatatttgtatTTCAGAATTAGTACCGAGTCTTCTTGATGACAAGCTTTGATTTCTTCGTGATTCTAGCTGTAAGTCTCGTAGGAAAACATGCATTGACAAATCCTTCACTGCATCGGTGACAACTTTTTGTGTCCGGATAATGAGGCAATTTACTCCAAGAAAAGAGCGACGATATACTATTAAGTTATGTTGAAGAGTTAAAGCAGTGGAAACTATCCTTGAAAGGTGTATTGCTAAAAGGGAATTAGAAAGACTCAAAGTTTCCTAGGAAAAAAGTTGCCTTGGTcatactaaaaacattataagtTTTGGGATATCAAATTGTCAAAGGGACCATCATTGATTGAGTATGTACATAATTAGCAGAAAATTGATGACTCGTCCTGTGTTTCTTAGAATCTAACGGGGTGATGTTTGTGTTCATGCTTCACTAAGGATCATTACAGTTTAGTTGGTTGGCTACTGCTTGAGATGGCGCTAGTTTTATCTTGTTAATTGCCAATCTTGTCTCTGTTTGTGTTGTCGATTTCACTTGTTCTCATAATTGAAGCAGGACGCCTTGAAGGCATCCCCAAATATTGATGCTCAACTTCAATCTCCTGAAGTCACATCAAAAACTTCTGTTGAGGATGAAGAAGTCAATGATAGTGTTAAGATTTTAACAGAGAGATTATCAGCTGCTCTTGTGAACGTTAGTGCCAAAGATGACTTGGTAAAGCAGCATTCTAAAGTTGCTGAAGAAGCCGTTGCaggtagtttaatttatttttggttatttatttaattaaattctaatgTTGAGGATGCACTTCCTACCACATGTTTGTGTATTTTCACAGCAAACTAAAACAATGTGCTCTGTCTTACTCTACTCTGTATGTGTACATAATTTTGCCAAAAGAATCATGTGGAAATGAATTGTCATAACTCTTTGTAAGTTCAATTCTGAAAGATGGcgttttttttttacctttttgGGTCGAATTCTACATGATGAGTTTTCTCCATCAGATATGcagttttttactttattttgaaCTTATGGATATGGAAAtttcatcaataaaattttaggatGGGAAAAGGCTGAAAGTGAAGTAGCTGCTCTTAAGAAACAACTTGAAGCTGCCCTTCAGCAGAACTCTGCACAGGAAGATCGGGTGAACCATCTTGATGGGGCCCTCAAGGAATGTGTTAGGCAGCTAAGACAAGCAAGAGAGGAGCAGGAAGAAAAGGTCTATGCAGCTGTGGCAAAGAAAACACGTGAATGGGAATCCACTAAAATTGAACTTGAGGACCAGCTTGTTGAGCTGAAGGCAAAGGCAGAAGCTGCTAAGTCAGAATCTCCGCCTAAAATTGATCCAGAAATATACTATAAGCTTGAGTATTTGGAGAAAGATAATGCATCCTTGAAGCTTGAGCTCCTATCTCTATCTGAGGAGTTAGAAGTCAGAATAATTGAAAGGGACTTGAGTACCCAAGCAGCTGAAGCAGCAAGTAAGCAACACTTGGAGAGCATAAAGAAAGTAGCAAAGCTTGAGGCTGAATGTCGTAGGCTAAAAGCCCTGGCTTGCAAATCAACATCACATAATGATCGTAAAATTTCTACTGCTTCTTCAATTTATGTTGAATCTCTCACTACTAATAGTCAATCAGACAGTGGGGAGAGGCTTAATGCAGTGGAGCTGGATACTCGCAAAATGAGTTGCTCAGAGCTATACAAAGCTGAGACAAGTTGTTCAGACTCATGGGCATCTGCTTTGATTGCTGAACTTGATCAATTCAAGAATGAGAAACCTGTTAATCGAGGTCTTCCATCCTCGGCAAATGAAATCGATCTCATGGATGATTTTCTTGAAATGGAACGACTTGCAGCTTTGCCTCAGACTAAAAATGGAGCTAATCAGTCTGAACTAGAAGCTGTTGGGAAACAATCTACGGATGCAGAAAGCTCATTAAGAGTTGAACTTGAAACAATGATTCATCGAACAGCTGAATTGGAAGAGAAGCTACAGAAAGTGGAAGTAGAAAAAGTTGAATTGGAAGAGAAACTGCAGAAGATGGAAGTAGAAAAGGTTGAATTGGAAGAAAAGCTAGAGAAAATACAAGTGGAGAGAACTGAATTGGAGATGGTTCTCACCTTAAGTCAGGAAAAGAATGAAGAATTTCAAACTCAGCTGAAGGAGGCTGAGCTAAAGTCAGCAGAACTGCAACAGAAGTTATCAATGGCAAATG
This genomic window contains:
- the LOC110606725 gene encoding filament-like plant protein isoform X1, whose amino-acid sequence is MEKRKWPWKRKSSERSPGETESSGSISSHSERFSDDQQDALKASPNIDAQLQSPEVTSKTSVEDEEVNDSVKILTERLSAALVNVSAKDDLVKQHSKVAEEAVAGWEKAESEVAALKKQLEAALQQNSAQEDRVNHLDGALKECVRQLRQAREEQEEKVYAAVAKKTREWESTKIELEDQLVELKAKAEAAKSESPPKIDPEIYYKLEYLEKDNASLKLELLSLSEELEVRIIERDLSTQAAEAASKQHLESIKKVAKLEAECRRLKALACKSTSHNDRKISTASSIYVESLTTNSQSDSGERLNAVELDTRKMSCSELYKAETSCSDSWASALIAELDQFKNEKPVNRGLPSSANEIDLMDDFLEMERLAALPQTKNGANQSELEAVGKQSTDAESSLRVELETMIHRTAELEEKLQKVEVEKVELEEKLQKMEVEKVELEEKLEKIQVERTELEMVLTLSQEKNEEFQTQLKEAELKSAELQQKLSMANESKQHIESQLVSMEAEARTMASKVNSLEEEVEKERVLSAEIAVKYQALEEELSQKNKEVELQKSASSNNELKIKQEDLAAAAGKLAECQKTIASLGKQLKSLATLEDFLIDTAILPDGSAGGSLMPTASEEPWKLHSGDTFSPKKDPISSRTASENSDPSANKFEGHSPPSSSMSTSSASAMSNHSSSEKNRNGFAKFFSRSKNGIQLEI
- the LOC110606725 gene encoding filament-like plant protein isoform X2 → MEKRKWPWKRKSSERSPGETESSGSISSHSERFSDDQDALKASPNIDAQLQSPEVTSKTSVEDEEVNDSVKILTERLSAALVNVSAKDDLVKQHSKVAEEAVAGWEKAESEVAALKKQLEAALQQNSAQEDRVNHLDGALKECVRQLRQAREEQEEKVYAAVAKKTREWESTKIELEDQLVELKAKAEAAKSESPPKIDPEIYYKLEYLEKDNASLKLELLSLSEELEVRIIERDLSTQAAEAASKQHLESIKKVAKLEAECRRLKALACKSTSHNDRKISTASSIYVESLTTNSQSDSGERLNAVELDTRKMSCSELYKAETSCSDSWASALIAELDQFKNEKPVNRGLPSSANEIDLMDDFLEMERLAALPQTKNGANQSELEAVGKQSTDAESSLRVELETMIHRTAELEEKLQKVEVEKVELEEKLQKMEVEKVELEEKLEKIQVERTELEMVLTLSQEKNEEFQTQLKEAELKSAELQQKLSMANESKQHIESQLVSMEAEARTMASKVNSLEEEVEKERVLSAEIAVKYQALEEELSQKNKEVELQKSASSNNELKIKQEDLAAAAGKLAECQKTIASLGKQLKSLATLEDFLIDTAILPDGSAGGSLMPTASEEPWKLHSGDTFSPKKDPISSRTASENSDPSANKFEGHSPPSSSMSTSSASAMSNHSSSEKNRNGFAKFFSRSKNGIQLEI